A genomic stretch from Rhizobium brockwellii includes:
- a CDS encoding RHE_PE00001 family protein, giving the protein MRYDIDGTMLQTLLPALTAAEDAVARLDERVLRSPVGEGFAERSHFFDAAGALWVAGELVHVEDLVLHDAHMDSRAPTHELTIAHSVLRARRRIWTGEPAWALGVSGLATLTATGGEGEGKAQEAKSVAAPLETDEEGEDEEGPLAAEMAEIDALLARSQKLLDIHTGKTPASETAAVTPARRNEDPLGLLGDDEWDEEQRLAEWRSVQPLADSLPPVLGAVILFEAWERIEPLRRQHWLGGLLIASHLRARGKVASHLFSFYGGLKLVRHERRRARDRTTRLQAFLEAMHLGAVAGLKELDRLSLARTQMELRFRGRRSNSSLPELADFILSRPMVSAAMIARHLRITPRGALNLVNEIGIREITGRGRYRAWGII; this is encoded by the coding sequence ATGCGCTACGATATTGACGGCACGATGCTTCAAACCCTGCTTCCAGCCCTTACCGCGGCGGAGGATGCAGTGGCGCGGCTGGACGAGCGGGTGTTGCGCTCGCCGGTCGGCGAGGGATTTGCCGAACGCAGCCATTTCTTCGACGCCGCCGGTGCGCTCTGGGTGGCCGGCGAACTCGTACATGTCGAGGATCTCGTTTTGCATGACGCGCATATGGATAGCCGCGCTCCCACCCACGAACTGACGATCGCCCATTCCGTGCTGCGGGCACGTCGGCGGATCTGGACGGGCGAACCCGCCTGGGCACTCGGTGTCTCGGGGCTTGCGACGCTGACCGCGACCGGCGGGGAAGGGGAGGGGAAAGCGCAGGAAGCAAAGAGCGTCGCCGCTCCACTCGAGACCGACGAAGAGGGCGAGGATGAGGAGGGGCCGCTCGCTGCCGAGATGGCTGAGATCGATGCGCTTCTTGCCCGCTCGCAGAAGCTGCTCGATATCCATACCGGGAAAACGCCGGCAAGCGAGACGGCCGCCGTTACCCCGGCAAGGCGCAACGAAGATCCTCTCGGCTTGCTCGGTGACGACGAGTGGGACGAGGAACAGCGGCTTGCGGAGTGGCGAAGCGTCCAGCCATTGGCCGATAGCTTGCCGCCGGTTCTTGGCGCCGTCATCCTCTTCGAAGCCTGGGAAAGGATCGAGCCGTTGCGGCGTCAGCACTGGCTCGGCGGCCTTCTGATCGCAAGCCATCTACGCGCCCGCGGCAAGGTCGCCTCACATCTGTTTTCTTTCTACGGCGGGCTGAAGCTGGTGCGCCATGAGCGTCGTCGGGCGCGCGATCGGACCACGCGGCTGCAAGCCTTTCTGGAGGCGATGCATCTGGGTGCCGTGGCCGGCCTCAAGGAACTCGACCGCTTGTCCTTGGCACGTACGCAGATGGAGCTGCGCTTTCGCGGCCGCCGTTCGAACAGCAGCCTGCCGGAACTTGCCGATTTCATCCTGTCGCGGCCAATGGTCTCGGCGGCGATGATTGCCCGTCACCTGCGCATCACGCCGCGCGGCGCGCTGAACCTCGTCAACGAGATCGGCATTCGTGAAATCACCGGCCGGGGTCGCTATCGCGCCTGGGGTATCATCTGA
- a CDS encoding anti-sigma factor family protein — MKAIDPILDADLNAYVDGELDVARRIQVESYLSENPAIAAKVMADLSVRGELRLALAGESAFGRPETRDAARRLERGLSYGRIFHSMQRVAAVGILIAAGWVGHNSFGAFSATEVVASVPAPAYVEDAVRAYQTAALRQSMPPQTPASYSADDIRAATAIVMPELPRDWKVADVQIFPSEFGPSVEMAIEQSDGKRLSLFAVRPGAFEVKPVSHLKLEKAEAAYWQIGEVAYALIADDSGLNLDQAAERLARSLY; from the coding sequence ATGAAAGCAATTGATCCGATCCTCGATGCCGATCTTAACGCCTATGTCGATGGCGAGCTCGATGTCGCCCGTCGCATCCAGGTGGAATCCTATCTTTCCGAGAATCCGGCGATTGCCGCCAAGGTCATGGCCGACCTCAGCGTTAGGGGCGAACTGCGTCTGGCGCTGGCCGGCGAAAGTGCCTTTGGCCGCCCCGAGACCCGCGATGCCGCCCGCCGGCTGGAACGTGGCCTTTCCTATGGCCGCATCTTCCATTCCATGCAGCGCGTTGCCGCCGTCGGCATTCTGATCGCCGCCGGCTGGGTGGGGCACAATTCGTTCGGCGCCTTCTCGGCGACTGAGGTGGTGGCATCGGTTCCGGCACCCGCCTACGTCGAGGATGCCGTCCGCGCCTATCAGACCGCGGCCCTGCGCCAATCGATGCCTCCGCAGACGCCGGCCAGCTATAGCGCTGACGATATTCGCGCCGCCACCGCGATCGTGATGCCCGAGCTGCCTAGGGATTGGAAGGTCGCCGACGTGCAGATCTTCCCGTCCGAATTCGGCCCCAGCGTCGAGATGGCGATCGAACAATCGGATGGAAAGCGACTTTCGCTTTTCGCCGTCCGTCCGGGCGCCTTCGAGGTCAAGCCGGTCAGTCATCTCAAGCTGGAAAAAGCAGAAGCCGCCTACTGGCAGATCGGCGAGGTCGCTTATGCGCTGATCGCCGACGATAGCGGTCTCAATCTCGACCAGGCGGCCGAACGGCTCGCCCGCTCGCTCTATTAA
- a CDS encoding Bax inhibitor-1/YccA family protein, producing the protein MNPINPRYGAVAGSQALFDEGLRQHMLRVYNYMALGLVITGLVAFVVGSTPALYVPIFGSPLKWVVMLAPLAFVFFFSFKIQTMSASTAQITFWAFCAVMGLSLASVFLVFTGASIARTFFITATMFGATSLYGYATKRDLSRMGSFLMMGLFGVIIASVVNIFLGSSALQFAISVIGIVVFVGLTAYDTQNIKEQYSENFDQESNQKLAVFGALSLYLNFVNIFQLLLNFTGERE; encoded by the coding sequence ATGAACCCGATCAATCCCCGCTACGGTGCCGTCGCCGGCTCCCAAGCCCTCTTCGACGAAGGCCTGCGCCAGCATATGCTGCGCGTCTACAACTATATGGCTCTCGGCCTCGTCATCACAGGCCTCGTCGCCTTTGTCGTCGGCTCGACGCCGGCACTCTATGTCCCGATCTTCGGCTCGCCGCTGAAGTGGGTGGTGATGCTCGCGCCGCTCGCCTTCGTCTTCTTCTTCTCGTTCAAGATCCAGACGATGTCGGCCAGCACCGCCCAGATCACCTTCTGGGCCTTCTGCGCCGTGATGGGCCTGTCCCTCGCTTCCGTCTTCCTGGTCTTCACCGGGGCGAGCATCGCGCGGACCTTCTTCATCACCGCCACGATGTTCGGCGCCACCAGCCTCTACGGCTATGCGACGAAGCGTGATCTCTCGCGCATGGGCTCGTTCCTGATGATGGGCCTCTTCGGCGTCATCATCGCCTCGGTCGTCAACATCTTCCTGGGTTCGAGCGCGCTGCAGTTTGCGATCTCGGTGATCGGCATCGTCGTCTTCGTCGGTCTCACCGCTTACGACACGCAGAACATCAAGGAACAGTATTCGGAAAACTTTGATCAGGAATCGAACCAGAAGCTCGCCGTCTTCGGTGCGCTCTCGCTCTACCTGAACTTCGTCAACATCTTCCAGCTTCTGCTCAACTTCACCGGCGAGCGGGAATAG
- the repC gene encoding plasmid replication protein RepC: MEPQYVSTPFGRRSMTLGMLASQESASKVDPDASVDKWKIFRALCEAKDMVGVSDRALAVLNALLTFYPKNEIAEANGFVVFPSNEQLSLRTHGMAGTTLRRNLAMLVEAGLIIRRDSPNGKRFARRNGEGGLGEAFGFSLAPLLARAHEIEAQAAQVMAAKLEWKRLRERLTLCRRDITKLIEIALEEEVAGEWIEMQKHFNLLSASLPRRPSAAEMESLLADLDAFRELIVKTLESKSKTEKTDANDNQNGRHIHNSNPHPKSELEPSFEPKQGAKPEEEPRHWREPPKSFPLAMVLQACPEIIAYGPGGGIGSWRDLMAAAVIVRSTLGVSPSAYQLACDVMGPENAATVIACILERGGHINSAGGYLRDLTRRAERGEFSLGPMLMALMRANGPVARKTG; this comes from the coding sequence ATGGAGCCTCAATATGTATCGACGCCCTTTGGGCGGCGGTCGATGACGCTTGGCATGCTGGCAAGCCAGGAAAGTGCCAGCAAGGTCGATCCGGACGCATCGGTCGACAAGTGGAAGATTTTTCGCGCGCTCTGCGAAGCAAAGGACATGGTCGGTGTATCCGACCGTGCCCTCGCTGTTCTCAACGCGCTGTTGACCTTCTACCCGAAGAACGAGATTGCCGAGGCCAACGGCTTCGTCGTCTTTCCGTCGAACGAGCAGCTGTCGCTTCGCACGCACGGCATGGCCGGCACGACGCTGCGGCGGAACCTGGCAATGTTGGTGGAAGCCGGCCTGATCATCCGCCGGGATAGCCCGAACGGGAAACGTTTTGCCCGCCGCAACGGCGAGGGCGGGCTGGGAGAGGCCTTTGGCTTCAGCTTGGCGCCATTGCTTGCGCGCGCCCACGAGATCGAGGCGCAGGCGGCTCAGGTGATGGCCGCCAAGCTCGAATGGAAGCGCCTGAGGGAGCGCCTGACACTTTGCCGGCGTGACATCACCAAGCTCATCGAGATCGCGCTGGAAGAGGAAGTTGCCGGCGAATGGATCGAGATGCAGAAGCATTTCAATCTGCTTTCCGCAAGCCTGCCGCGCCGCCCGTCGGCCGCCGAGATGGAAAGCCTGCTGGCCGATCTCGATGCTTTCCGGGAATTGATTGTCAAGACGCTGGAATCGAAGTCGAAAACGGAAAAAACAGACGCCAATGATAACCAAAACGGTCGGCACATACATAATTCAAACCCACACCCTAAATCTGAACTTGAACCAAGCTTCGAACCGAAGCAGGGCGCAAAGCCGGAGGAAGAACCGCGGCATTGGCGGGAGCCGCCGAAATCCTTCCCCCTTGCCATGGTGCTGCAGGCCTGCCCTGAGATCATCGCTTACGGACCGGGCGGCGGCATTGGCAGCTGGCGCGATTTGATGGCCGCGGCCGTCATCGTCCGCTCCACTCTTGGCGTCAGCCCCAGCGCCTATCAGCTGGCTTGCGATGTCATGGGGCCGGAAAACGCCGCCACGGTGATCGCCTGCATTCTGGAAAGGGGTGGACATATCAACTCGGCCGGCGGCTATCTGCGTGACCTGACGCGGCGAGCGGAGCGTGGCGAATTCTCGCTCGGACCGATGCTGATGGCGCTGATGCGGGCAAATGGTCCGGTGGCGAGGAAAACCGGATGA
- a CDS encoding sigma-70 family RNA polymerase sigma factor gives MERKERPFDVIGQLAALRRYARSLVRNSDEAEDLVHDALVRAFEKRKSFRSGGNLRTWLLSILHNAHIDRLRRNRSLTRRHDEAAVEAEQSLPAGQEHAVRLQQVRDAFFDLPEEQREALHLVAIEDLSYQEAAQALGIPVGTLMSRISRARAQLREFEEKTPRVSHLRIIGGNGNESN, from the coding sequence ATGGAACGCAAAGAACGCCCCTTCGACGTCATCGGACAGCTTGCAGCGCTGAGGCGCTACGCTCGCTCGCTGGTGCGCAATTCGGACGAGGCGGAGGATCTGGTGCATGATGCGCTGGTGCGCGCCTTCGAGAAGCGAAAGAGCTTCCGCAGCGGCGGCAACCTGCGCACCTGGCTGCTCTCCATTCTGCACAATGCCCATATCGATCGTCTTCGCCGGAACCGATCGCTGACGCGCCGCCACGATGAAGCGGCTGTCGAAGCCGAGCAGTCGCTGCCGGCCGGCCAGGAACATGCCGTCCGCCTGCAGCAGGTGCGCGACGCTTTCTTCGACCTGCCGGAGGAACAGCGCGAGGCGCTGCATCTCGTCGCGATCGAAGACCTTTCCTACCAGGAAGCCGCCCAGGCGCTCGGCATTCCAGTGGGGACGCTGATGTCGCGCATCTCCCGCGCGCGCGCTCAACTGCGCGAATTCGAGGAGAAGACGCCGCGGGTTTCGCATCTGAGAATCATCGGAGGGAACGGCAATGAAAGCAATTGA